Proteins found in one Miscanthus floridulus cultivar M001 chromosome 4, ASM1932011v1, whole genome shotgun sequence genomic segment:
- the LOC136551910 gene encoding uncharacterized protein translates to MVDVDHRMAGLAPSVAHTAALRRLSTRAAAGPSSASASPRHGLHSFHAVAAGVLAHLREAPGVAVLPGLSDAELARAEAEFGFTFPPDLRAVLALGVPSGPGFPDWRGRGRAGLRAAFDLPAAAASFQVARGALWPRCWGRRAADPDRALRLARSAIRRAPLLVPLFDRCYLPCRPCLAGNPVFFVADDRVLCCGLDLLHFFTRDASFQPTTMDHVVSSSPLASPLSTGRSSCTRRSLDAVQAPRWIEFWSDAASDRRRRDSSSSEASTASSSSSSGCPSPPWRSTPRWVDNYLDELGSMLKKGGWRDREVDEMVEVTASGFFDGEEAGGPVPDSEAILDALVLKTGRCSDSLRRAGWTSEDVSDALGLDFRRGKERSRSAVRIPPEIAAKVQRLAQALARP, encoded by the coding sequence ATGGTGGACGTGGACCACCGGATGGCGGGGCTGGCCCCGTCGGTGGCGCACACGGCGGCGCTGCGGCGCCTGTCCACGCGCGCCGCCGCGGGGCCCTCATCGGCGTCCGCGTCGCCGCGGCACGGGCTGCACTCCTTCCACGCCGTGGCGGCGGGGGTGCTCGCCCACCTCCGCGAGGCCCCCGGGGTGGCCGTCCTCCCGGGCCTCTCCGacgcggagctcgcccgcgcggaGGCCGAGTTCGGGTTCACGTTCCCGCCGGACCTCCGCGCCGTCCTCGCCCTCGGCGTCCCCTCGGGTCCCGGGTTCCCGGACTGGCGCGGCCGGGGCCGGGCGGGCCTCCGCGCCGCGTTCGACCTCCCCGCCGCGGCGGCGTCTTTCCAGGTCGCGAGGGGCGCGCTGTGGCCTCGGTGCTGGGGGCGGAGGGCCGCCGACCCGGACCGCGCCCTGCGGCTCGCGCGCTCCGCCATCCGCCGCGCGCCGCTTCTCGTGCCGCTCTTCGACCGCTGCTACCTGCCCTGCCGCCCCTGCCTCGCCGGGAACCCGGTCTTCTTCGTCGCCGACGACCGCGTGCTCTGCTGCGGCCTCGACCTGCTCCACTTCTTCACCCGCGACGCCTCGTTCCAGCCGACGACGATGGATCACGTCGTCTCCTCCTCTCCGCTCGCGTCCCCTCTCTCCACCGGCAGGTCGTCGTGCACGCGCCGGAGCCTCGACGCCGTCCAGGCCCCGCGCTGGATCGAGTTCTGGAGCGACGCCGCgtccgaccgccgccgccgcgactcCTCGTCCTCGGAAGCCTCCAccgcctcttcttcctcctcctctggctGCCCGTCGCCACCCTGGCGGTCAACCCCGCGGTGGGTGGACAACTACCTCGACGAGCTCGGATCAATGCTGAAGAAAGGCGGGTGGAGGGACCGTGAAGTGGACGAGATGGTCGAGGTCACCGCCTCCGGGTTCTTCGACGGCGAGGAAGCCGGGGGCCCAGTACCCGATTCCGAGGCTATCCTCGACGCGCTGGTCCTCAAGACTGGCCGGTGCTCGGACTCGCTCCGGCGCGCCGGGTGGACCTCCGAGGACGTGTCGGACGCGCTGGGGCTCGACTTCCGGCGCGGTAAGGAGCGCTCCCGGTCCGCCGTGCGGATCCCGCCGGAGATCGCCGCCAAGGTCCAGCGCCTCGCGCAAGCGCTGGCACGCCCGTGA